In Symmachiella dynata, the following are encoded in one genomic region:
- a CDS encoding zinc-dependent peptidase, whose protein sequence is MLLIGSWWRNRRRRKLCAEPFPDVWEELLHRNAAFFSKLMPQQQAKLRDDLRVFIAEKDWEGCNGLKMSDEIQVTIAANACLLALELPEGMFDRVRTILVYPGDYVVPDRSVGPDGVVREGPSARHGEAWLRGPVILSWSNALEGGQNSRDGRNVVFHEFAHQLDMLDGVVDGMPPLAGKAQQQRWQQITRQAQAELHHDLRHGRPTLLDPYAATNAQEFFAVATECFFERSKAMRKRQPELYGLLSDYYRQDPAGRSGK, encoded by the coding sequence ATGTTGCTCATTGGATCTTGGTGGCGTAATCGGCGTCGCCGCAAATTGTGTGCGGAACCGTTTCCGGATGTGTGGGAAGAACTCCTGCACCGCAATGCCGCGTTTTTCTCAAAACTCATGCCGCAGCAACAAGCGAAATTGCGCGACGACTTGCGGGTGTTCATTGCCGAGAAGGATTGGGAAGGCTGCAACGGCTTGAAGATGTCCGACGAGATCCAAGTCACCATCGCCGCCAATGCCTGTTTGTTGGCGCTGGAGTTGCCCGAGGGGATGTTCGACCGGGTGCGGACAATTTTGGTCTACCCCGGCGATTACGTGGTCCCCGATCGTTCCGTCGGCCCCGACGGCGTGGTCCGCGAAGGCCCCTCGGCGCGGCATGGAGAAGCGTGGTTGCGGGGTCCGGTGATTTTGTCGTGGAGTAATGCTCTGGAAGGGGGACAAAATTCCCGGGATGGACGCAACGTGGTGTTTCATGAATTCGCGCATCAGTTGGATATGCTAGACGGCGTCGTCGACGGCATGCCGCCACTGGCCGGCAAAGCCCAACAACAGCGGTGGCAGCAGATCACCCGACAAGCCCAAGCAGAATTACACCACGACCTACGCCACGGTCGACCGACGTTATTGGATCCATACGCTGCGACAAATGCCCAGGAATTTTTTGCCGTAGCAACAGAGTGTTTCTTCGAACGCTCGAAGGCGATGCGGAAGCGGCAACCGGAGTTGTATGGGTTGTTGAGTGATTATTACCGTCAGGATCCGGCGGGGAGGTCTGGAAAATGA